A window of Campylobacter pinnipediorum subsp. pinnipediorum contains these coding sequences:
- the napA gene encoding nitrate reductase catalytic subunit NapA produces MNRRDFIKSAAASAACASAGIAVPSGLSANEGEKGWRWDKAACRFCGTGCGIMVATKGGKIVAVKGDPEAPVNRGLNCIKGYFNAKIMYGEDRITHPLLRVNEKGEFDKKGKFKQISWQQAFDVMQTQFKKAYDELGPHGIGIFGSGQYTIQEGYAAAKLMKAGFRSNNIDPNARHCMASAVVAFMQVFGVDEPSGCFDDIELTDTIVTWGANMAEMHPILWSRVSDRKLSDPEKVKVVNLTTYSTRTSNLADIEIVFSPSTDLAIWNYIAREIVYNHPEMIDMDFVKKHCVFTTGPADIGYGLRDDIKHKKYSESELDTASKEKSKIVSEAEGVTLSYLGLKAGDTLENKNTKKAGSHWHITFDEFKKALEPYTLDFVAKLAKGNPNESIEEFKEKLKTLADLYIEQNRKVVSFWTMGFNQHQRGTWVNEQAYMVHFLLGKQALPGSGAFSLTGQPSACGTAREVGTFVHRLPADMVVGNPKHREIAEKIWKLPKGTINGVVGSHYVKLMRDLEDNKVKFVWVQVNNPWQNTANANHWIKAAREMDNFIVVSDPYPGISAKVADLILPTAMIYEKWGAYGNAERRTQHWRQQVLPVGEAMPDIWQILEFSKRFKIKDFWKETKLNDKVTLPDVLNEAKSMGYSEDDTLFDVLFANEEAKSFSADDDIMQGFDNTEVFGDSRKVIGSDGKEFKGYGFFIQKYLWEEYRKFGLGHGHDLADFDTYHRVRGLRWPVVDGKETQWRFNTKFDPYAKKAAPDEKFAFYGNKAAALPSGNLTGVTDKEKKSLANKAKIFFRPYMEPCEMPSEEYPFWLCTGRVLEHWHSGTMTMRVPELYRAVPEALCYMSEEDASKLGVEKNDIVWVESRRGKVKAKVELNGRNKPPMGLVYVPWFDENVFINKVTLDSTCPLSKETDYKKCAVKIYKA; encoded by the coding sequence ATGAACAGAAGAGATTTTATAAAATCAGCTGCTGCTTCTGCTGCCTGTGCTAGTGCAGGCATAGCTGTGCCTAGTGGTTTATCGGCAAACGAGGGTGAAAAAGGTTGGCGATGGGACAAGGCTGCTTGTCGTTTTTGTGGAACCGGCTGTGGCATTATGGTTGCTACAAAAGGTGGTAAGATAGTTGCTGTTAAAGGTGATCCAGAAGCACCTGTTAATCGTGGTTTAAATTGTATTAAAGGTTATTTTAATGCAAAAATTATGTATGGCGAAGATCGTATAACTCATCCGCTTTTAAGAGTGAATGAAAAAGGTGAGTTTGATAAAAAAGGGAAGTTTAAACAAATTAGTTGGCAACAAGCTTTTGATGTTATGCAAACTCAGTTTAAAAAAGCATACGATGAGCTTGGACCTCACGGCATAGGTATATTTGGCTCAGGTCAATACACTATCCAAGAAGGATATGCTGCGGCTAAGCTTATGAAAGCTGGTTTTAGAAGCAATAACATAGATCCAAATGCACGTCACTGTATGGCTTCCGCTGTTGTGGCTTTTATGCAAGTTTTTGGTGTTGATGAGCCATCTGGCTGTTTTGATGATATAGAACTTACAGATACTATAGTTACTTGGGGAGCAAATATGGCAGAAATGCACCCTATACTTTGGTCTAGGGTTAGTGATAGAAAGCTTAGCGATCCTGAAAAAGTAAAGGTTGTAAACTTAACAACTTACTCTACAAGAACATCAAATTTAGCAGATATTGAGATAGTTTTCTCTCCATCTACCGACCTAGCTATTTGGAACTATATAGCAAGAGAGATAGTTTATAACCACCCTGAGATGATAGATATGGACTTTGTAAAAAAACACTGTGTATTTACAACAGGTCCTGCTGATATAGGTTATGGTTTAAGAGATGATATAAAACACAAAAAATACTCTGAAAGTGAACTAGATACAGCTTCAAAAGAAAAATCAAAAATCGTAAGTGAAGCAGAGGGTGTTACCCTATCTTATCTTGGTTTAAAAGCCGGAGATACACTTGAAAACAAAAATACTAAAAAAGCTGGTAGCCACTGGCATATAACATTTGATGAGTTTAAAAAGGCGCTCGAGCCTTATACACTTGATTTTGTAGCTAAGCTTGCAAAAGGAAATCCAAATGAAAGCATTGAAGAATTTAAAGAAAAACTAAAAACTTTAGCCGATTTGTATATAGAACAAAATCGCAAAGTTGTAAGCTTTTGGACTATGGGATTTAACCAACACCAAAGAGGAACTTGGGTAAATGAACAAGCATATATGGTGCATTTCTTACTTGGTAAACAAGCTCTTCCTGGCTCTGGAGCATTCTCTCTTACAGGCCAACCAAGTGCTTGTGGAACAGCTCGTGAGGTTGGAACCTTTGTTCATAGACTTCCTGCCGATATGGTCGTAGGAAATCCTAAGCATAGAGAGATCGCTGAGAAGATATGGAAACTTCCAAAAGGCACTATAAACGGTGTTGTTGGTTCTCACTATGTTAAATTAATGAGAGATTTAGAAGATAACAAGGTTAAGTTTGTGTGGGTTCAGGTAAACAACCCTTGGCAAAATACAGCAAATGCTAACCACTGGATAAAAGCAGCTAGAGAGATGGATAACTTTATCGTTGTTTCTGACCCTTATCCTGGTATATCTGCTAAGGTTGCTGACCTTATCTTACCTACTGCGATGATATATGAAAAATGGGGTGCTTACGGCAATGCTGAACGTAGAACACAGCATTGGAGACAGCAAGTGTTGCCTGTGGGTGAGGCTATGCCTGATATTTGGCAAATACTTGAGTTTTCAAAGAGATTTAAGATAAAAGATTTCTGGAAAGAGACAAAACTAAATGATAAAGTAACTTTACCTGATGTTTTAAATGAAGCAAAAAGTATGGGTTATAGCGAAGATGATACATTGTTTGATGTATTGTTTGCAAACGAAGAGGCAAAAAGCTTTAGTGCTGATGATGATATTATGCAAGGCTTTGATAATACAGAAGTATTTGGAGATAGTAGAAAAGTTATCGGTTCAGATGGTAAAGAATTCAAAGGCTATGGATTTTTCATTCAAAAATACCTTTGGGAAGAGTATAGAAAATTCGGCTTAGGCCACGGACACGACTTGGCTGATTTTGATACTTATCATAGGGTTAGAGGTCTTAGATGGCCTGTTGTTGATGGTAAAGAGACCCAATGGAGATTTAATACTAAATTTGACCCTTATGCTAAAAAAGCAGCCCCAGATGAAAAATTTGCATTTTATGGAAATAAAGCAGCCGCACTTCCTAGCGGAAATTTAACAGGTGTAACAGACAAAGAGAAAAAATCACTTGCAAACAAGGCTAAAATTTTCTTTAGACCTTATATGGAGCCTTGCGAAATGCCAAGCGAAGAGTATCCGTTCTGGCTATGTACCGGCCGTGTGCTAGAGCATTGGCATTCAGGTACTATGACTATGCGTGTTCCTGAGCTTTACCGTGCTGTTCCTGAGGCGCTTTGCTATATGAGCGAAGAAGATGCTAGCAAGCTTGGTGTAGAGAAAAATGATATAGTTTGGGTAGAATCAAGAAGAGGTAAGGTAAAAGCTAAGGTTGAGCTAAATGGTAGAAATAAGCCACCTATGGGGCTTGTTTATGTGCCTTGGTTTGATGAAAATGTATTTATAAATAAAGTTACATTAGATTCAACTTGTCCACTTTCAAAAGAAACTGATTATAAAAAATGTGCAGTTAAAATTTACAAGGCTTAA
- the napG gene encoding ferredoxin-type protein NapG produces MLDRREVLKFTAKGIALGVAGGFIFKQVASAKSTTLLRPPGAKQESEFLKSCIRCGLCVVECPFDTLKLADVKDGIAVGTPFFEPRKTPCYMCPSLPCVAACPTSALDTSLVSTNDKLDASKSRIGVAVVDMKHCVAYWGIQCDACYRACPYIDKALYLEYKRNDRTQKHAFLLPVVDSDICTGCGLCERVCITQDPAIVVMPRDKVVGKVGDNYIKGWDSKDENRLNDTNTDIKLDSKKAIDYLNDEEF; encoded by the coding sequence TTGCTAGATAGACGAGAAGTTTTAAAATTTACAGCAAAAGGCATAGCGCTTGGTGTTGCTGGTGGATTTATATTTAAGCAAGTAGCTAGTGCCAAAAGCACTACTCTTCTTCGCCCACCAGGAGCAAAGCAAGAAAGCGAGTTTTTAAAAAGCTGTATTCGTTGTGGGCTTTGTGTTGTTGAATGCCCATTTGATACATTAAAACTAGCAGATGTAAAAGATGGCATTGCGGTAGGCACTCCATTTTTTGAACCAAGAAAGACACCTTGTTATATGTGTCCTTCTTTGCCTTGTGTTGCAGCCTGTCCTACAAGTGCCTTAGATACAAGCTTAGTTAGCACTAATGATAAATTAGATGCAAGTAAGTCAAGGATAGGCGTAGCTGTTGTTGATATGAAGCATTGTGTTGCTTACTGGGGTATTCAGTGTGATGCCTGTTATAGAGCCTGTCCGTATATAGATAAGGCCTTATATCTTGAATACAAAAGAAATGATAGAACTCAAAAACATGCATTTTTACTTCCTGTTGTTGATAGCGATATTTGCACTGGATGTGGGCTTTGTGAAAGGGTTTGTATCACACAAGACCCAGCTATCGTAGTAATGCCACGAGATAAAGTCGTTGGTAAAGTAGGCGATAATTATATAAAAGGTTGGGATAGCAAAGATGAAAATAGACTTAATGATACAAACACAGATATAAAACTTGACAGTAAAAAAGCAATTGATTATTTAAATGATGAGGAATTTTGA
- the napH gene encoding quinol dehydrogenase ferredoxin subunit NapH, with protein MKVLFFRRFIQISLLVLFISSNYYGLSLLKGDFSSSLILNTIPLSDPFAVLQLSLAGFSVGLSAIFGAFIVFIFYALIAPRAFCSWVCPVNLFVDIAFKLRQKLGFEKEKKLLNLSKKTRYFLLLFTLIFSFMLSFAAFESVSYIGLLARAIIFLNSSVFGIILCIIVFEMFIMQRGICSHLCPLGAFYAIISRFSFIRVAHDLDHCTKCNKCKIVCPEVQVLDMIGRRSDFVKNTECISCGRCIDVCDDNALKFSIRNLRRKNEN; from the coding sequence ATGAAAGTTTTATTTTTTAGAAGATTTATTCAAATTTCCTTACTTGTCTTGTTTATATCTAGCAACTACTATGGGCTAAGTCTTTTAAAAGGCGATTTTAGTTCATCTTTGATTTTAAACACAATACCTTTAAGCGATCCTTTTGCTGTTTTGCAGCTAAGTTTGGCTGGTTTTAGTGTAGGACTTAGTGCTATTTTTGGGGCTTTTATTGTATTTATATTTTATGCTTTGATAGCACCAAGGGCTTTTTGCTCGTGGGTTTGTCCTGTAAATTTATTTGTTGATATAGCTTTTAAACTTAGGCAAAAACTTGGCTTTGAAAAAGAAAAAAAGTTATTAAATTTAAGCAAAAAAACTAGATATTTTCTGCTTTTATTTACTCTTATCTTTTCTTTTATGCTATCTTTTGCTGCTTTTGAAAGTGTGAGTTATATAGGTTTATTAGCTAGAGCTATTATATTTTTAAACTCTTCTGTTTTTGGCATTATTTTATGCATTATTGTTTTTGAGATGTTTATAATGCAAAGAGGAATTTGTTCGCACTTATGCCCTCTTGGAGCATTTTATGCAATTATCTCTAGATTTTCTTTTATTCGTGTTGCTCATGACTTAGACCATTGCACAAAATGCAATAAATGCAAGATAGTATGTCCTGAAGTTCAGGTTTTAGATATGATAGGTAGACGTAGCGATTTTGTTAAAAACACAGAGTGTATAAGCTGTGGGCGTTGTATAGATGTTTGTGATGACAACGCTTTGAAATTTAGTATTAGAAATTTAAGGAGAAAAAATGAAAATTAA
- a CDS encoding nitrate reductase cytochrome c-type subunit: MKIKIISSAILVFLMAACDMPSKTVSDTEIGIRKVELSNEKDVVLKDINWTAAPAGESKKFDRSFENAPPFIPHDTEGLVPITKDMNMCVTCHMPEFAADSGATAIPASHLYDIRNKKDLQGVLDDERFVCTTCHVPQANTDTPFKNNFKADFRNPDSKTKSNLLEILNDGVR, translated from the coding sequence ATGAAAATTAAAATAATATCATCAGCTATTTTAGTTTTTTTGATGGCTGCTTGTGATATGCCTTCAAAAACTGTTAGCGATACAGAAATAGGCATTAGAAAGGTTGAGCTTTCTAATGAAAAAGATGTGGTATTAAAAGATATTAATTGGACGGCTGCTCCAGCTGGGGAATCAAAAAAGTTTGATCGTTCTTTTGAAAATGCACCACCTTTTATACCTCATGATACGGAGGGTTTAGTGCCTATTACAAAAGATATGAATATGTGTGTTACTTGTCATATGCCTGAGTTTGCAGCTGATAGCGGAGCTACAGCTATACCAGCTTCTCATCTTTATGATATAAGAAATAAAAAAGATTTACAGGGTGTGTTAGATGATGAGAGATTTGTTTGCACAACTTGCCATGTGCCACAAGCAAATACTGATACGCCTTTTAAAAATAATTTCAAAGCCGATTTTAGAAATCCAGACTCAAAAACAAAGTCAAACTTGCTTGAAATTTTAAATGATGGTGTTCGCTAA
- a CDS encoding 4Fe-4S ferredoxin yields MQRRELFGKFLGADKNAPKFITPPYFSGEFDCKDCLAPCVDSCDRELLSLKEDRIVFEVKELGCNFCKDCALACEQNQTSVLNINNPSKIIAKTSIDTSTCLAWNGVMCYNCQDVCRFNAINFFGVFRPMINDKCVNCGECFYVCFKSSISMRAV; encoded by the coding sequence GTGCAACGTAGAGAGCTATTTGGTAAATTTTTGGGTGCAGATAAAAATGCACCCAAATTTATAACTCCACCTTATTTTAGTGGAGAGTTTGATTGTAAAGATTGTTTGGCGCCTTGCGTTGATAGCTGCGATAGAGAGCTTCTTAGCTTAAAAGAAGATAGGATTGTTTTTGAAGTTAAAGAGCTTGGTTGTAATTTTTGTAAAGATTGTGCCTTAGCTTGTGAGCAAAATCAAACAAGTGTATTAAATATAAACAATCCTTCAAAAATAATAGCAAAAACAAGTATAGATACAAGCACTTGCTTAGCTTGGAATGGAGTTATGTGTTATAATTGTCAAGATGTTTGTAGGTTTAATGCCATAAACTTTTTTGGTGTATTTAGACCTATGATAAATGATAAATGTGTAAATTGTGGCGAATGTTTTTATGTATGTTTTAAAAGTTCAATATCAATGAGGGCAGTATGA
- a CDS encoding chaperone NapD: MNISSVIIYIDKPNLVDEVLARVKEVKDCEIITYEGIKIVAVITVDSVNEEVKKFKELESISGVSSVAMAYTYQEDIEFDKDKIDISDMLKNDDIKAEDIVYNGSVGYKIK; this comes from the coding sequence TTGAATATTTCAAGTGTGATTATATATATAGATAAGCCTAATTTGGTTGATGAGGTTTTGGCTAGAGTAAAAGAGGTAAAAGATTGTGAGATTATAACCTATGAAGGGATTAAAATAGTAGCCGTTATAACTGTAGATAGTGTAAATGAAGAGGTTAAGAAATTTAAAGAGTTAGAATCTATAAGCGGTGTTAGCTCTGTGGCTATGGCTTATACATATCAAGAAGATATTGAGTTTGATAAAGACAAGATAGATATAAGCGATATGCTTAAAAACGATGATATAAAAGCAGAAGATATAGTTTATAATGGAAGTGTAGGGTATAAGATAAAATAA
- a CDS encoding Dps family protein, whose protein sequence is MSKVIAQLNQIQADTHALYIKLHDLHWNVKGIQFYSIHEYTEQAYEDMHDMFDDVAERAIMLGGKAIVKGDELLKMSHITHTPKDSYTPTEVLELVLADYKHLLGEFKKLDELADGDTTTQAYAQEKIANYEKSIWMLEASLNK, encoded by the coding sequence ATGTCAAAAGTAATCGCTCAATTAAATCAAATACAAGCTGATACTCATGCTTTATATATAAAACTTCATGATTTGCATTGGAATGTAAAGGGAATTCAGTTTTATAGTATACATGAATATACAGAACAAGCTTATGAAGATATGCATGATATGTTTGATGATGTTGCTGAAAGAGCTATAATGCTAGGCGGCAAAGCTATAGTAAAAGGTGATGAATTATTAAAGATGTCTCATATAACACATACTCCAAAAGATAGCTATACTCCAACAGAAGTATTAGAGTTAGTATTAGCTGATTATAAGCACCTATTAGGTGAGTTTAAAAAATTAGATGAATTAGCTGATGGCGATACTACAACTCAAGCTTATGCTCAAGAAAAGATAGCTAACTATGAAAAAAGCATTTGGATGCTTGAAGCTAGTTTAAACAAATAA
- the yedF gene encoding sulfurtransferase-like selenium metabolism protein YedF: MQLDCRGLVCPEPVIRTKQQLEQIKDGDKLEILVNEKAPFENISRFLNSLQQEFVVENLNGDEKKIVLNKKAKITDINISDYDCNLSLKNKKVIYLNEDKAGSGVVGEVLLSKLLGAFLQVDNKPYAILCVNNAVKMTTNRASASFEVLKKFESIGVEVLSCGSCLEAYGLVDKLGVGKISNAYEIADLLSNYEMIKL, encoded by the coding sequence ATGCAATTAGATTGTAGGGGGCTTGTATGTCCTGAACCTGTTATAAGAACAAAACAACAACTAGAGCAGATAAAAGATGGCGATAAGCTTGAAATTTTAGTAAATGAAAAAGCGCCGTTTGAAAACATCTCTCGTTTTTTAAACTCTCTACAACAAGAATTTGTTGTGGAAAACTTAAATGGTGATGAGAAAAAGATAGTTTTAAATAAAAAAGCAAAAATTACAGATATAAATATATCTGATTATGATTGCAATTTATCTTTAAAAAATAAAAAAGTAATATATCTAAATGAAGATAAGGCTGGAAGCGGAGTTGTAGGCGAAGTGCTTTTATCAAAGCTACTTGGTGCTTTTTTGCAAGTAGATAACAAACCTTATGCTATTTTATGTGTAAACAATGCTGTTAAAATGACTACAAATAGAGCATCGGCTTCGTTTGAAGTTTTGAAAAAATTTGAAAGTATAGGTGTTGAAGTGCTTAGTTGCGGAAGTTGCTTAGAGGCTTATGGTTTGGTTGATAAGCTTGGAGTTGGTAAGATTAGTAATGCTTATGAGATAGCTGATTTGCTAAGTAATTACGAGATGATTAAATTATGA
- the selD gene encoding selenide, water dikinase SelD produces the protein MIYNNKKLTKFVRSAGUAAKLDPSGLNKSIDKLSLGNERLLTGIKNNEDASVFLINDELALVQTLDFITPVADDPFLYGQIAAANSLSDIFAMGARVTNALNIVGFDSCNFDTGVLDEIMQGGLDKVKECGGVIVGGHSVQTTEMYYGLSVLGVCHPLKFWANNTAKIGDVLILTKPLGTGVLSTCIKADMLNESQIKEAVDVMSRLNYYAVDAMCDISVNACTDVTGFGFLGHLSEMGRDDISFEIFEKEVPVIQSAKDMADMGFVPAGSYKNRDFCSKFVNKDVDILFFDAQTSGGLILAVSEKDCKKALQRLIDCGYEDSRIIGVVKQRKNRLIDIV, from the coding sequence ATGATATACAACAATAAAAAACTAACAAAATTTGTTCGTTCTGCGGGCTGAGCTGCCAAGCTTGACCCGTCGGGTCTAAACAAAAGCATAGATAAGCTAAGCCTTGGAAATGAAAGATTATTAACAGGTATTAAAAACAACGAAGATGCAAGTGTATTTTTGATAAATGATGAACTTGCTTTGGTTCAAACCTTGGATTTTATAACACCAGTTGCAGACGATCCGTTTTTGTATGGTCAGATAGCAGCAGCAAATTCACTAAGTGATATTTTTGCTATGGGAGCTAGGGTTACAAATGCTCTTAATATAGTTGGCTTTGATAGTTGCAACTTTGATACAGGTGTGCTTGATGAGATAATGCAAGGCGGACTTGATAAGGTAAAAGAGTGCGGCGGTGTTATTGTCGGTGGGCATAGTGTTCAAACAACTGAGATGTATTATGGTCTTAGTGTTCTTGGAGTATGCCATCCTTTGAAATTTTGGGCTAACAATACCGCAAAAATTGGAGATGTTTTGATCCTTACAAAGCCACTTGGAACAGGGGTTTTAAGCACTTGTATAAAGGCAGATATGCTAAACGAATCTCAGATAAAAGAGGCTGTAGATGTTATGTCTAGGCTTAATTATTATGCAGTGGATGCTATGTGTGATATAAGTGTAAATGCTTGCACTGATGTTACTGGCTTTGGATTTTTAGGACATCTTAGCGAAATGGGAAGAGATGATATATCGTTTGAAATTTTTGAAAAAGAGGTTCCTGTAATTCAAAGTGCAAAAGATATGGCTGATATGGGTTTTGTTCCAGCTGGAAGCTATAAAAATAGAGATTTTTGTTCTAAGTTTGTAAACAAAGATGTTGATATTTTATTTTTTGATGCCCAAACATCAGGAGGACTTATCTTGGCTGTTAGCGAAAAAGATTGTAAAAAAGCTTTACAAAGACTTATTGATTGCGGTTACGAGGACTCTAGGATAATTGGGGTTGTAAAACAACGCAAGAATAGGCTTATTGATATAGTTTGA
- a CDS encoding OmpA family protein: MKKIALALVSASAIFAADMAYNYEVTPTVGGVRSEGNLDLTRDQFNIGITAARNLEDMFFDQIQIGMNYTRNIKETIMDSKTKKNVTRKGHVTRYHADVVKNLIDFSDNVGAYGLVGAGYEDISKKFIANERGGFGEYGLGLRFQVTDNFALKAEAKDAIKFDHGDHNWFYTLGFAIGLDAKNTPAPMVKPEPIVVEQTPMVESVSMDDDNDGVINELDRCPNTPAGVVVDENGCEKVIILRDLDVNFAFDSYKVNASYAEEIRKVAEFMSENPAYRVLLKGHTDSVGAEAYNQKLSEKRANAVSQALQYFGVDANKIKTVGYGETRPVAPNNTKEGRAENRRVEATFNK, encoded by the coding sequence ATGAAAAAGATTGCTTTAGCTTTAGTTTCTGCAAGTGCTATTTTTGCAGCTGACATGGCTTATAATTATGAGGTAACTCCTACAGTTGGTGGAGTTAGATCAGAGGGAAATTTAGATTTAACAAGAGATCAGTTTAATATCGGAATTACAGCGGCTAGAAATTTAGAAGATATGTTTTTTGATCAAATTCAAATAGGCATGAATTATACTCGTAATATAAAAGAAACTATAATGGATTCTAAAACAAAAAAAAATGTGACAAGAAAAGGTCACGTTACAAGATATCATGCTGATGTTGTTAAGAATTTAATTGATTTTAGCGATAATGTTGGTGCTTATGGTCTTGTTGGTGCTGGATATGAAGATATATCTAAAAAATTTATTGCAAATGAAAGAGGCGGTTTTGGTGAGTATGGTCTAGGACTTAGATTTCAAGTTACAGACAATTTTGCTTTAAAGGCAGAGGCTAAAGATGCTATCAAATTTGATCATGGTGATCACAACTGGTTTTACACACTTGGATTTGCAATCGGCTTAGATGCTAAAAACACTCCGGCACCTATGGTTAAGCCTGAACCTATCGTGGTTGAACAAACACCTATGGTTGAGTCTGTTTCTATGGATGATGACAACGATGGTGTTATAAATGAATTAGATAGATGTCCAAATACTCCAGCAGGTGTTGTTGTTGATGAAAATGGTTGTGAAAAAGTTATAATACTTAGAGATTTGGATGTAAACTTTGCATTTGATAGCTATAAAGTTAATGCATCTTATGCAGAAGAGATTAGAAAAGTAGCTGAGTTTATGTCTGAAAATCCAGCTTACAGAGTATTGCTAAAAGGTCATACTGATAGCGTTGGTGCAGAAGCTTATAATCAAAAACTATCTGAAAAAAGAGCAAATGCTGTGTCTCAAGCACTTCAATACTTTGGTGTAGATGCAAACAAAATCAAAACAGTTGGTTATGGTGAAACACGTCCAGTAGCTCCTAATAACACAAAAGAAGGACGCGCTGAAAACAGACGCGTTGAAGCTACTTTTAATAAGTAA
- a CDS encoding HAD family hydrolase — translation MKKTILFDLDGTLIDSTPAILESFKVAFDFYGEMKLDEEKAKSLIGYTLEDIFLGLGVKQDMVQNYFNVYRDHYKNVYLPKTILLPYAKQAVMKAYEFADLGVVTTKSSKFLSPLLNNLEIGKYFAVFVGRNDVVNPKPSAEPVELALTKLNKNSPEYKKISFMVGDTPLDTGAAINAGVIPLSLTCGYSTYEILSQTNDKIFNNPLEAVLFAEKF, via the coding sequence ATGAAAAAAACTATATTATTTGATTTAGATGGGACTTTAATAGACTCTACTCCGGCTATACTTGAAAGCTTTAAAGTTGCTTTTGATTTTTATGGCGAGATGAAGTTAGATGAAGAAAAAGCAAAGTCGCTTATAGGATATACCCTAGAAGACATATTTTTAGGCCTTGGTGTTAAGCAGGATATGGTGCAAAATTATTTTAATGTTTATAGAGATCATTATAAAAATGTCTATCTACCAAAGACAATACTTTTGCCTTATGCAAAACAAGCTGTGATGAAAGCATATGAATTTGCTGATTTGGGTGTGGTTACAACAAAAAGTTCTAAATTTTTATCACCTCTTTTGAATAATCTTGAGATAGGAAAATACTTTGCTGTATTTGTTGGCAGAAATGATGTAGTAAATCCTAAGCCAAGTGCAGAGCCTGTTGAGTTAGCACTTACAAAACTTAATAAAAATAGCCCTGAGTATAAAAAAATATCATTTATGGTAGGCGATACTCCTCTTGATACAGGTGCTGCCATTAATGCAGGTGTGATACCTTTAAGTCTTACTTGCGGTTATAGCACTTATGAAATTTTATCACAAACAAATGATAAAATATTTAACAATCCTCTTGAAGCTGTTTTATTTGCTGAGAAATTTTAA
- a CDS encoding DUF302 domain-containing protein yields the protein MKKIFILALFTCLAFSSSNLIKLQTNLSVDETTKKALEILKSKELKVFDVIQHSKLAKDVGLDMSDTTVIIFGSPKVGTLLMQCSNEIALELPLKFLIYKNQDKTILAYEDIKQTAKRYNAQDCNIVSKISEVQDKLSHTITK from the coding sequence ATGAAAAAAATATTTATTTTGGCATTGTTTACTTGCTTGGCTTTTTCTAGCTCAAATTTAATAAAATTACAAACAAATTTAAGTGTTGATGAGACTACAAAAAAAGCTCTTGAAATTTTAAAAAGCAAAGAGTTAAAAGTTTTTGATGTTATACAACATTCAAAACTTGCAAAAGATGTTGGTCTTGATATGAGTGATACAACTGTTATAATTTTTGGATCGCCAAAGGTGGGAACACTGCTAATGCAATGTTCGAACGAGATAGCCTTAGAGTTACCACTTAAGTTTTTGATATATAAAAACCAAGATAAGACAATCTTGGCTTATGAAGATATCAAGCAAACAGCAAAGAGATATAATGCTCAAGACTGCAACATAGTATCAAAGATAAGTGAAGTTCAAGACAAACTCTCTCACACCATAACAAAATAA